The genomic interval GATCCTAAAACTTGTCTCTGTCTCATAGACacacatgtatattatattatttggtCAAGAAAATGGGTCAGCCCACGTGCTCTGTTTTCAGCACTTCAAACATTATCATTCCAATCATGAATAAAACTTTGCCATATTTACAGGGGTTTGCATAAAGGACTTAAGAAAAAAGCattgaaaacaataataatgtgCATCGATGACTATTTAGAAGTAGCCTTTAGATGGAAGTGTTTCACACACACACGGACATACTCATAGGGAAGGGGGGCTAACAATAACAACATACACGTTAAAGGAAGTCCCTTTCACGTTCACCCATGCTTATTATTTAGATTGCAATGGATGGCCAGTCTACGCGTTAAAAGACCCCAGATCCATCAATTAATTGACTGACCAATCCAATTGAGCCCTTTTTTAGTGGACCAAATGGTGTGGGAGGCAAAGATGGCTACTGGGTCTAAATCAATAGGGAATCAGACAGCTGGGCTCAAGCAATACGTTGTTGATTGATTGATTTGAATCCAAGTTGTTCACCAAACAAAATGAGCATTATGCCGTAATGAGCAGAGGTATCTAATGAATCATCCAGAATTGAAGAAGTTACTCTTTTTCCTCCAGCGGTTTAATTGAGTTCGAATTGCCAATAATTGGTTTAAAAAGTTGCATTAGCCCACCTAAGGTCTAGTAGTATTTGCTTTTGGTCTTTAAGTTTAATTTATTCAAATGTAATAATGGTGATATTTTGTATACTAGACTTTCTTTTTAAGGGTGATTTACACAcgagatttttaaaaaaattggaatcTCAGTTCTCCGTGGATAAGATGCGATTTTTATCCTGGATTGACAATTCAAACTCAATCCAAACTACAGGTGGATGAAGGGCAGTTTCTTCTATACAGCATATCAACCGCAAGATACATCTAAGCAAGCAAATGTGTCAAACAAGTGGCCAAGGGTCATTTCTGCCCAAAAATATCAACAATTATTGAATCCCAATTTACAGAGAAAATAGATTTCCGTTTCTAAAAATTGCATAGTGTCATATCATCAATCactatatctttttattttgttttaaatattgataaaaaagcAGATGCTAAGAAAAAATGTAACTTAAAGAAGGAGACAATAATCGTGTCAATTCCTCAGATATCAAGTAAATGGTCTTTTTCAGCATCTAACTTTTTAAGATAAgcattaaattattatgtcatATTGATCAGAATTCAGAAGACTGTTGATAAATTCATAATCTCGTTCAACTTCCCAAATATTAGTCAAAACACAAGGGAAAAGAGCTGACAGTGTGTACTTTCACAAGTATAGCTGTATAACCACTTCCTGTAATTAAGTGGATGTGTTCCAAAATCCATCTTTTAAATCCAGCTGAGAAAAgaataagttataactatatcaGATAGAATTCAATCAAAAGAGTCAATAGGACATGCCAACAGGGTAATGTGCCACGGTATGATAAATAGAACCGAGATACTTGATTCAATCGTATGGTGGTAGACCTAGGCTAACTTTTTTCCACATTGTTACTATTCAATATAGaagaattattatttaatttttttattgacagGTTACACACACTTAGTAGATCTTCAACCCACGACCTTAGTCTCCAAACCATTTTTCTGAGTAAGAATTACTATTTGATGAAGAGCTCATTGGccagatatatatatgtattgataACCAACTCAATTAATTACTGGAGTCCTAATTTAACAATCACATTAATATCGCAGAAATTTTACATGTACACATGTTTGGCTATTTCCCTATATAAAAGGGTCATTCAAACATTCTACTCAGTATAGTCAAATCTTAATTCGACTTCATGGACATCAGCAATCAATCTGAACTTGAAAGTAGCACAAAAAGATATGCACAAGAAAGGCACAATTTCCCACATGCAAGGACTGAAAGAAACCACAAGAAGCTAAACCATTAGAACCAAATctgaaacaaaatcaaagtaAACATTTACTCACTCAAAAGGCGGTTCGACCTCAATACCAAGTGTAAGATGTAAGGAAAATCCAGCAGAGCCATTGGAACAGCCACTATCCGTGCATGCCTCATGAGGAAAACCTCTGGGAATGTACAAGATATCACCTTCTTTTAGCAAAATCTCTCTGCATTCAGCCACTGAAACCTCAGCCTCTGCACCAGGTAGGCTATCAAGAGGATCATATAAGCGAGGTAACAGGGCATTTGGCTGAGAAAAAACAGTCCACTTCTTAGTTCCAAAAAGTTGGCAAACAAACACACAGTGGTCGTCAAAGTGACGAGCCAAACCCTGAGAATTAGGCGGCGTCAAGTACATATTGACACCCACAGATGGTTGGCCAAAGATAGATGCTACTCCATTTGCAATAGCGGCGATGCTCTCAAAGCGAAATTCCATGCCACGAAGTGCTACTGTGTAACcctcttgatatgcttcttcacaTTTCAAAACATCGTCAATGTTAAAAAAGTGGGAACCATTTTTGTAGCAAGAGTTGAGACTCTCCTTAAAGAAATGCACCTCTCTTTTCAATTGGCTTTCTGTTCTTAACACCCGAATGTCTTGCTGATAGATTATAGGGCAACCCAATTTATTCCTCACCTCCTCCAAAAAACTAAGGATGCCTAGTTCATCTGAAGAAATAGGAAAACAAGACACAGAGTTTTGAAGgattaaagaaagaaaggagggaACTGTTTCGGCTGAGTGTAGAGACCGTATAAATGAACTGAAAACATCATCTCTTACATCCAAAGCCCTTGAAATTCTAAAGGGTGATACCTCCCAATGATTTAACATGAAATCTTCAAAACTAGAACTATCCAAACCAAAGATACTTCTTTTGACCACTTCAAAAGGTAAAGCTGCTGTAACTTGACTACTATTAATGGAAAGCCTAAAGATGCTTTCAGCGATATTATCAGTTCTAATGTTGCTTATATAAATGTGTGCCTCTTGGATGGATCTCATGGTGTTGGCAAGCAACATTTGATTATGCACTTTAGCCCACAGCTTTTTCAAAAGGACCAAGAAAGTTTCAGATAGATTTGTTGGGATCTTTTCCAACTGTTCCATACTGCAGGAGTTAATGAGAATTACAGATGCAGTAAGAAGTAATATTGGGAGTTCGTCTTCCTCAAACCCGATCTTGAGACAGGTAGCATTTCCATCATCCACGGTGCATAGAGAGACTTGCATCACTGGAGATTTAGGAACCTGAAGGAATCCAAACCTAGTGAAAATGAAGTCAATTTATTCAAAATCCTTAGctcaaaatatcaatataccATCTAATATGGAAACCCATATACAAAATGACATGATTAAGATGTGAAACAAGCGGAGGAGACATTTTCTGTCAGCAGGAATTaaaaatggcaaaaaaaaaaaaaaatacaatttcatTACAACTATCGCCAATCAACTTAAGCATCATGAAGATTCCTTCCTCAAGTGAAGAACACTCATAGGAAGAAGGGAATGGTTATAATGATCAAGTTACCGATTTTTCGATTGCTAGGTGTTGcgtacaaacataaaaaaaccatTAAGTTAGTGGAAAAAGAACATCGAGGAAAAGTGAAATCAAGAGGTCATTCTGTCTCTGTCACTAGCAAATCTGCTAAGACATCAAACTGCATTTTTCTAATCCCAGTTTTCACTAATTGAACCTCATCTAGAGCAAGAGTCAGATGATACGTCAAGGTGCTGGCTTTAGTAGCGGTGAATGTTCAAGTTGAAAATTTTCCTCACACATGCCCAcgtgaagaaagaaaaaatgtgtGCTTTCAATAAATGCTAAATGCGTATAAGAAGACAGGAAAGGTAAAACAGGATTGATATTATCAAGCAAATAAATTTGTTGGATGGAACTAAAACAGGGGTTAAGCCTGTGCTATTCAAAGGGCATAACTGGTAGAAAGGGAATTCgagaaccctttttttttttatataggtaaaataaaaaaatcaagaacatTCCAGAactcttaattaatattttggattttatcaGATGGTTTAGCACAAACCCTCAAAATAATGCAAAGATATTAAACTAAAGGTAACACcgtaatttctttttcttcttctttatgcACTGCTCACGCACGCTTAATTCACACTACTAGAGAACAATCTCGTAAAccttttttcttccctcttaACAACACCAAACCATAATCCTTCTTTCATGGCTAAAACAACAATATGGTCCCATTcactaaagaagaaaaaaaaaccaaacaccgTAACACTAAAGAACAGAAACTcgtttattttccttaattctCAAGCAAACAGTACATTATCCGACTTGCagatccaaaaaacaaaaagccacAACtgggttgaaaatgaaaatgcaagAAACTATAACAACATAATAATCTTTAATTAGACACTCACATTAGACTCTCCAAAGCGGAGGATGCCAGCAGGCGTTCTCGAGCAACCGAGGTTGTCGACATATCCAGAACAGCATTGCACGCAGCCATCAACACACTCCTCTTGGAACTTGCCAAAGCCGAAACCAAACCTTTCACAATATCAGCATCGAAAGCAATCCGTTCATTCATTTCGAGTGAAAACAGCGACGCCATGCCCACAATCTCCGCACCGCGAGACGTTATGGAGGCCCTTCTGCAACGaaagaatataagaaaatcGAAGAATCACCAGCAATTCATTCATAATGGGCTCGTTTGAGTTAATCGAATTTAAGGATACGTTGAAGAGATTACTTGGAACAGAGAAGGAAGGGAAGCAAAGACAGGATGTGGTTGGGTTTGGTGGAGAGAAGAGAGTGAGGGAGCTTGATTAGACATTTCTCGATCAAGGAAAGAGAGTCGGGTCTGTGAGAGTTGGAGATCCCTGCGAGTAACAGAGCGAAAATGGTGTCGGCATCAACATGTCGAAGTTGAGGGTGAAGGTGAAGGCTACGGTCGTGGTAAGAGAAAGTTTGGGgtttgcttttcctttttcgGCTTGCGCGCTTCCTCTCGTGCTTCTTCTCCATTCTTTCCTCTGCTGCCGATGCCGTGCGGTTGCGTTGCCGTCTGCTGCCCCTGCACctagtttcaactttcaatcgGATCGGATACTcgtgttttgtttcttttttggttgTATTTTCTGCTGCTCATGGGCTGGTACCTAGACACAGCTTACGACAAcatcaaaacataaatttttatttatacatgttttatgtattttcttttctttttttcagtcGTACATTTACATTGGGAGATAAAAAGTGTTTTACATCCATAAAAAggatctttgtttttttttttttttaaaaacatgtgaTGTGTACCAAATTTAGGTGTTTGTCGAGAGCATAAGAACCATCAATGGTAGCTATAGATTGTTGAACGGTTATGGTCCATTGAACCATCAATAGTAGTATAGATAGTTGAACAGAGATGGCTTGGCACAGCTTCATGTTGTAACACGAGTTGGGTCCTAAAAATCATGCTGAGAAACTCCTCAACACATTGATTCCAGATATGGAAGTGGAGATCTGACCAAGTTTCTCTGTGTTGCTGTGGAGGATGATAAAGATGATCTTTGAAACGATGTCACTGACACGAGTTGGACACTTTGCTGCAGAGTAAGCTCGAACCATCCGCTTGTATGGGGTAACCTTTCACGGCATTCTAAATTTAGTTATGCATCACAGACGGAGGAATATCGTTTACAAAGTTGAACATATATAAACCGTTTCTGAAGTCTTTCGGAATACAAACAACAGAGACCTTCATTTGATACCACCTCACAGATATAATATCTAATACAGCTGAGGATGGAACTTTGTGCcacttaggcctggtttggatagctGCAAATCCcccataaaaaatgtttaaagaaagATAACATTCAGATTTGCTATATTGTCTAAAACCTGCTATCTTAGCACATAACCAAGCCAGATACCAACTCAAAGCCTGATGGTTCTACCATTCCACCagagaaataaatatttattaggtGAAACAGAAAACTTGGAAATGGTGTTTCCAGACCACGCCATTTGGACTATAAACTACAAACAAATCTTATATAAGCTATTTTTGAACATGAAAATATGTCCCCTTTTTATTTCACTCAATagacaaccaaaaataaataacattaggCTTGCCTTCTTAATCATAATTTAGTATCTGTCATCTGCTACACGGCTAGCAAACAGGTAAAACTAAACCAGAAAGTAATCTATATTTTCCCTTCCTGCATATTTCAATAAGCAaccatataaaagaaaaattgcaaGCAACAAGTGTTCTTATGccactatataaaaaatacaacagCAGATACAAATACAAAACAGGACAAAATCATGAATTTCACAGGTCACAAGACCGTCACAAGGATTGCAAAATGCAAATAAACTACATTGCAAcaagaaacttcaaaaatattaccTTGTTCAGAACTATTTTCAGCTAATACACAGTattcattaaaaattacatcttGAGGAAAGATCTGTACAGGAGTAGAAGGTGAGCATGAACTTCCAGCCAATCGTGCCTTATACAGCAGGTATGTTGGAGAAAGAGAAGCCCTTGTATCCCTTATATGCATAGTACGCAATTCTTGTATAGTAAAACCCCGGAATGAACAAGATCGAACCCAGTATTGCAAAGAAGAGCCCTAATCATCCATCATCAAAACGTAATCAATATTAGAACCGAAAGCCATAAACAGAAAACCCTAACCCTGACAAAGCTCTGTTGGTTTTATTCCAGTACTAATATCTCCTAATCTCTCAGCAGCCCAACAAATCAAGATTGTAGAAGAAATTCCACCAAAAAAAAGGAATTACTTCGCTTTGGGATCTGTTTGGCTACCAAGAAATTAAATGAAGAAACAGAATCTAAAGCGCTATTTCatccagaaaattttaaaaccctAGCCCTTAGATCAGGCACATTCGATGATTCTTTAAAAACAATAGTAGAACACGGGAATTCAAGAAAAagatcagaagaagaagaagaaggataaTAAGAAGAGGTTAGGAttaacaaaggaagaaaaaaaataaggaaaagataACCGTGAGCACGGTCGCCGCCGACGTGGTTGAAGGCCATAAGGAAACCGACGATGATGCCGAGGGTACCGAAGATGAGAAGGGAGATGGCGAGAGCGATCTCCTTGATGGGAGGCCGGTTGTTCACCGTGTAAGAAGTCTCCATCATTATGTCCTCGTCGGTTATCGAGAACGCGTGGTCCACGTACGCCATTTTCTtccgcttcttcttcttcttccacaaAGTCTCTCAGTTTCTCTGTCTGCCTCTTGATATCTCTGCAAGACTGCAACCTATTTGATTTTGATCCGAAAACTTCAGATAACAATCAAAGTTAGCTTGGAGAAGAAATTCAACCTTCAAAGTAGAAGACTTCTCAAAGGGAAAAAGAGGGTTTTCTTTTACCTTTCTAGTAGGTGGTTGATGAGTCTTGAACTTTTGAGGAGCTACGCAATCTCTTCGAATCACTTTCACATTATTACCGCTACCGCTTACGGTGTGCGGAGTTCGGGCGCGTGTTGCCAACTTCCTGACCGCCGCGTGCTTTATAGTTTCTTCTCATAGATTTATCCTAAAAAACTCTACATTTTTTAAGCGAACCTAAAATAATCCGATTAGGATAGAGAGATACTGTCGGAGTTCGGAGAGTAGGCATCCGTGGAAAGCGAGAGCGCTAAATACGTGGAAAGTGGAAACtgtcttatatattattataaaaaaattataaaagtaaatttttaaattaaagttattaTGTTAAATCTATGAGTCTtagaaattttatattctatacattacttaaaaattatataaatataaagataaaaaataaaatcacatatttttaagtgatatgtaaaaatataatacttatatctataatttttctaaatctattttatcaaaatggataacttttcttcaattcttctatatacaatattttgatataatcgATATGCAGTCATCTATACTACgtcaatttaaaatgaattgtttactCTTTCTAAAAACACACATATTCTCTCTCATCAGGGCACTCTCTCTTATCAATTCTCTCTATCTTTACCTCCTCGAGTCGTCTCTCTTCCATTAGCTCAGTTTTTCTCTCGCATCAACTCAATCTTTTTCTCTCATCAATTTCATCAactcgatctctctctcctcaactctctctcatctctctcttatCAACTCCGTTTCTTTCTCATCAAGTGTCTCCACGTCAACTCCGTTTATACACTATTTACTCCAGACGCTTGCAACAaacgtttttcatttttctttcgaACAGTCAAACTTTTccctaaaataaattatcttagCTTCATTTGGAAACacaactcatatcaactcatcattacaatttttttaaatctcaatacaaaatataataaacaattcaatttttttaaattccaaaataataataataatattttatcaactcaactcaagtCAATATCTAATCgcacttttaaattttatttataaataataataataataataataataataataatgatggtGAGAATAATGTGTGAGAAGAGAGAATAGGTATAAATCCGAACTGAATCTGGTTCCAAATTAATGCGTCGTGGCGCTCTTTCTCTCAGTGGAATTGACAGCGAATTTGTACTGAGTCCATTGTTTTCGCTCTCTATATCCTTTCTCTGAATTCTGAATTTTGTCAGGtgagttttttttaaggaaTGTTTTTGAGTTGCTGGAAGTCTAGATTCTTTCCATTTGAAAAAGAACGGTAAAGGAAAAATCGACGATCTTTGAAGTTACGctgttttttatatataatttctgcATATGATTTTGTGAGTAAATCGGCCATCTTGGATCGTGCATTTGTAGCAAAAGAGACAACTTTGCGAGTAAATCTATCGTCTTGGACATTGCATTTGTGGCAAAAGAGACAACATCAATTCATAAAACAAATCTAAATTGTATGCTTTCTTGTTTTCCGGAGACCTGTTATATGTTTGAGACAGCGCCTCACAGAGGTTTTATTTCCAGCAATTGAAATCTTGATTTTCTCTTACTCTTACAGAGAGTATTCAGATTCTTTTGATATTATGCTCTAGTTGTCAGATCGTAATGGACATATGGTCGCTACATTGCTTGGttagttttgggtttgttttCTGTCTTACTGGTAAAGTGGGAATATTATCATTTCAAAAACATGAAGTTGTGGTCACTTGAATTGTTAAACTATTTTGCGATTTGAGTTTCATTTATTGTTGAATAGCCATACTCATCTATCTACTTAAGTGCTTCCATGTTTGTTCAACGCTCTAGGATTTTGTGATGGGAATCAGTAAAACAGAAGTGAACTTGAGGAGGTTGCTTGCAGCTGTACCTCATCAACAAAACCTGGCAAAACTTGTACATGTACGTCTAAAGTTTTCTGAAGTGATATTTACTTTggctatttctttttctttgggctcttaaatttttttcttgattttatatCTAGGTGTTCTAATTTTAGTGAAATGCCTTTTATGATCACATGAATCATGTGAATTTGCAGTATGTTGCAACATTACGAGAACAAGTGGAACAAGTAGCTGAAGAGACTACTCCTGAAGGCTTACCTAGGTCAGTATActcatttatttcccttttttttctttgattctgCTCTTAGTTCCTTCCTGGTTTTGCTTTACTAGTATAACTATTCATTTATAGTGTCTCTATGATTTCTGCCTATTTCACTAGCTAACTCTTAAGTTTGGTTAAAGGTGATCAAAATGTCTAAGTCCTTCTAAAGATACGTCTGTCTACATGGTTTTTCTCTCTTAGTATGTGTTTATGCTCCATTCTTACCCTAGACCATTGGATAATAGATTTTCTATTTGGCGTGGGATAAATTTAATGACTTCAAATATGCTAATATAATTTATGAGATATCGTTAGATGCTGTCAACCAATACTATACAGGTCTCCAGTTTCACCAGGGTGAGTACCTTTTTAGCATGAAGTACTACTGCATGTGATCTAGGGTTTCAACATCCTTGAGGGCCTTGACTACCTTGATGCTTAGACTAGGGTACAAAACTAAAATGTTTGTTTTGGAATGAACTACTCTAGAATCATGTTTTCTTTCTCTTATTGGGAGATGTGAGATATGTATTGCCTGAAATATGCCTTGACATGTACGGATTTTGGTCTGGACTTGtccaatggaaaaaaaaaaatgtagaccCTTACTGGCCCATCCAATGAGTAAAATTTGTGCATTAGGTCTTTTTTACTATGGAGTACCATGTCAGTGACTTGTATGGAATATCTAAAAGTGTCATGGGTCATAGACAAGACTACTGAGGCCAATGGTTCTTGGAATGTGAAGATAATGTACGGTTTCCCCAATCCTTAGTTTTTGAGAACTATACTAGCTTTTAACTTGTGATCTGTTATGTTTCCTTAAGGATTTTGAAGTTTGGAAGAGATTTGAACATTGTTTTCCAATTGCTTTTCCTGCACAGTAACATATATTATGAATCATAGCtgaaagactctctctctctctacttttccaaatgtttttttttttttttaataaccatGGGTGTCCGGGCCAGCTTGTGCACACCTCGACTAATCCCATGGGGCATTAACGACCACGTAAACCTCCAGTGGCCTTAAGGGGACTCGAATTGGTGACCATTGGGGAGCAAACCCATACTTTTCCAAATCTTATATGGATTTTATGCCTATGGTTGCTCTTTAGACTTGCAATGATAAATTTGTTGACTGTTCTTGCTTTGGAAAGATGCTTACTACAAAGatttatttaatagaaaatgCTACTTAATGGTTAGTTGATTCTTCATTTAGTTTTCCTAGATCCAAGGCAAACACTGGCATTAGGCAAAAGTCGTTTCATAATTGACTGactttaaaatgatatttatctTCACTCTTGATTATTTCAAATGGCTGATTCAGGTGTTGTATTTGTGCTGTTTGTACAGGGTTTCAAAGGCCAAGGTGAATGAGTATTCAGAGAAGATCAAACTGATTGCTTCCAAATTAACTGCCCCATTGGTGCGTGCATATTAATTAGCAAGTCAACATAAAGTTTCCGTAGGTACATAATATTAAAGAGATTActgtttttactttttccaaaaaacaaaaatttatttgttgcaAGTTCAAATGAAACCTTGATTATGACTTCTTAAGACTAAATTTGGTTAACAACAGATTTGAGTTTGTAAATCTGATAGTGCTATGactaataataagaaaataaattgcttctatttttgttgttttcctgCAATAGCTAAAGACCAAAGACACCTAAAATACTTCGCATGGTGATATCATTAAATCGGGGAGGAAAACCGGAACTACTATGGTGAGCAAAACCTGCATGAGGGGTTTGTACTTTGTAGTGATGAAAGTGGTAGGCGTTTTGGTTGATGCAATATTTGGAAAGACTTTTTTTGCTAAGTAGTGTAAGGAAAGTCTTAATACTAAAGTGGACGGGCATTGAGTAGCCAGAGAATCCATTACTTCTTTTTGCTAGAATAAGTTGCCATGAATTAAAATGCTAATGAATAGGGAGTTCCAAACATTTTGGTTGAAGTTTATATGGTAAAACAAGCTTTAAGCTTGAAATTCATATGAACCTAGTGGGCCCTGAACCAAGTACTTTATTGTGTTTGCTGCTATTCATTTCTTTCACTGGAGTGAAATGGTGGCTCTGATTAGTATAATTTGGCATGGAGGTTATTGACTTCTGTCTCTCTCTGATATAGTTTCTATCCCTTCCAAATGTTGTTCCCGCTTGACTACACTTTTGCAGGCTGCTCAGCCTGATATGCAAGTATCTGAGGAACCCTTTGCAAAGACAAGCACACATGAGAGCCCTTCTAGAACAGGAGTAGAAAATCATCTTCTCCCTACTCCTGGAATAAGAAAAAGATCTGTGTATGTGAATCTGTGGTAGTTGGAAATTTGGAATCAACGTGATTTGATTAGCTTTTGGCTCTTTTctatgttatgatgttaatcTTTGGGCAGTTTGGATCATTGACCAGGCCTGGATCGAATTCTGAAGATAGAGTTCATGACAATGCTGAGGATCATTCATCAGCGCCTGTCAAACTGGATGCTTCCTCACAAGCACATATAAAAAAGCACAGGTAAgcttttaaatttcttttggtTGTAAATCCTAGTTAGGTATtactctcttgtatacatcctatgcacttaggctatgcctatttaccttggtaataaaacttcttggttacctataaaaaaaaagcttgtaaatttacttataaaaaaaaaaaaaagcttttaaatttattttgttatgatATTTCGTATATTTCCAAACATAAAAAGCCATTGCCTGGAGTATCGTCCAGAGCACTGTCCATAAAAGCAATGTGCTTACATCATTGTTTAAATCAGTAATGTCTAAGGAAATCTGAGTTCACCTAGGTGCTTCAGTCGA from Juglans microcarpa x Juglans regia isolate MS1-56 chromosome 4S, Jm3101_v1.0, whole genome shotgun sequence carries:
- the LOC121263777 gene encoding uncharacterized protein LOC121263777, with amino-acid sequence MEKKHERKRASRKRKSKPQTFSYHDRSLHLHPQLRHVDADTIFALLLAGISNSHRPDSLSLIEKCLIKLPHSLLSTKPNHILSLLPFLLCSKRASITSRGAEIVGMASLFSLEMNERIAFDADIVKGLVSALASSKRSVLMAACNAVLDMSTTSVARERLLASSALESLMFGFLQVPKSPVMQVSLCTVDDGNATCLKIGFEEDELPILLLTASVILINSCSMEQLEKIPTNLSETFLVLLKKLWAKVHNQMLLANTMRSIQEAHIYISNIRTDNIAESIFRLSINSSQVTAALPFEVVKRSIFGLDSSSFEDFMLNHWEVSPFRISRALDVRDDVFSSFIRSLHSAETVPSFLSLILQNSVSCFPISSDELGILSFLEEVRNKLGCPIIYQQDIRVLRTESQLKREVHFFKESLNSCYKNGSHFFNIDDVLKCEEAYQEGYTVALRGMEFRFESIAAIANGVASIFGQPSVGVNMYLTPPNSQGLARHFDDHCVFVCQLFGTKKWTVFSQPNALLPRLYDPLDSLPGAEAEVSVAECREILLKEGDILYIPRGFPHEACTDSGCSNGSAGFSLHLTLGIEVEPPFEWEGFAHVALCCWSQTQKQPQFSLLESAVLLDVISVNVLHVAIGLVGDSDPTFRKACLVAAISLSSDTGCWLDLHQRTIFSHLIDKVNTESRFLEALRSIEVAIQKTEDPFHQIRWLRLLNMEGESIEGNDWNVPFVEMAKVFPLCVMNKDQVEAAFMRVKSRFCHEVLFGDVVDSYKMLLDKYRMARKQYLNGMVSLHCTS
- the LOC121263781 gene encoding transmembrane protein 230-like, whose amino-acid sequence is MAYVDHAFSITDEDIMMETSYTVNNRPPIKEIALAISLLIFGTLGIIVGFLMAFNHVGGDRAHGLFFAILGSILFIPGFYYTRIAYYAYKGYKGFSFSNIPAV
- the LOC121263780 gene encoding uncharacterized protein LOC121263780 isoform X1, whose translation is MDIWSLHCLDFVMGISKTEVNLRRLLAAVPHQQNLAKLVHYVATLREQVEQVAEETTPEGLPRVSKAKVNEYSEKIKLIASKLTAPLAAQPDMQVSEEPFAKTSTHESPSRTGVENHLLPTPGIRKRSVYVNLWPGSNSEDRVHDNAEDHSSAPVKLDASSQAHIKKHRKLQEDFIDEMVGLAQQLKESSLMISQSVENTEKILDSTEKAVEHSLASTGRANARAMEIYSLTSKTTCFT
- the LOC121263780 gene encoding uncharacterized protein LOC121263780 isoform X3, giving the protein MDIWSLHCLDFVMGISKTEVNLRRLLAAVPHQQNLAKLVHYVATLREQVEQVAEETTPEGLPRVSKAKVNEYSEKIKLIASKLTAPLAAQPDMQVSEEPFAKTSTHESPSRTGVENHLLPTPGIRKRSVYVNLWPGSNSEDRVHDNAEDHSSAPVKLDASSQAHIKKHRKLQEDFIDEMVGLAQQLKESSLMISQSVENTEKVNT
- the LOC121263780 gene encoding uncharacterized protein LOC121263780 isoform X2, with the translated sequence MDIWSLHCLDFVMGISKTEVNLRRLLAAVPHQQNLAKLVHYVATLREQVEQVAEETTPEGLPRVSKAKVNEYSEKIKLIASKLTAPLAAQPDMQVSEEPFAKTSTHESPSRTGVENHLLPTPGIRKRSVPGSNSEDRVHDNAEDHSSAPVKLDASSQAHIKKHRKLQEDFIDEMVGLAQQLKESSLMISQSVENTEKILDSTEKAVEHSLASTGRANARAMEIYSLTSKTTCFT